The genomic stretch ACGACCTCGACCACGCGGTCGAGCTCGATCTTGTCCTGCGCCTTTCGGACGTGGCTCTCGTCGACGCGCTCGGCCTGGCCGCGTTCGGCGAGCTCGCCCGCCGTCCGCAGGAGGTCGAGCGCTCGGCGGGCGTCGCCGTGTTCCTGGGCGGCGAAGGCGGCACACAGCGGGATCACGTCGTCGGTCAAGGCACGCTCCTCGAAGGCGATGTCCGAACGGTGCTGGAGGATGTCCCGCAGCTGGTTGGCGTCGTAGGGCGGGAAGACGATCTCCTCCTCGCCGAGGCTCGACTTCACCCGGGGATCGAGGAAGTCGGTGAACTTCAGGTCGTTCGAGATCCCCATGATCGAGACCCGCGAGTTGTCGAGCTCGGAGTTCATCCGCGAGAGGTTGTAGAGGGTGTCGTCGCCCGACTTCTCGACGAGCTTGTCGATCTCGTCGAGCATGATGACGACCACGCGCTCACGGTAGTCGACGGCGTCGAAGAACTCCTTGTAGACCCGATCGGTGGGCCAGCCGGTCATCGGAACGGGCTCCATCCCCTCGAGCTCCTCCTCGAGCTCGTCGACCCGCGAGTCGATCTCCGTGGCGCTCCCGAAGGGGGTCGCTTCGGGTGCAGTGGCGCCCTCTTCGATCGCCTCCCGGAGGTCCGCGAGGTCCTCGAGCCGGCGCTCGGCGTGGGCCCGGTTCTGCTCGATGAACTTGTTGGCGAGCTGGGCGAGCACCCGGTACTGGGTGTCGGTCACCTCGCAGTTGATGTACTCGACCTCGCAGGGGACGTCGTACTTCTTGGAGGTCTGTTCGAGCTCCTGGCTGACGAACTTCGCGCTCGCGGTCTTGCCGGTGCCGGTCTTCCCGTAGATGAGGATGTTCGAGGGCGTCTCGCCACGGAGCGCGGCGACGAGGATCGTCGCCATCTTGTTGATCTGATCGGATCGATGGGGGAGCTCGTGGGGCGTATAGGAGGGACGAAGGACCTCCTTGTTCTCGAAGATCGGGTCGCCCGAGAGCAGGTCGTCGAACAGCCCCTGGGAGGGCGACTCCTCCTCGTCCGCATCCTCGAGGACCTCCTCGACGTCGACCGCGAACGAACGGTCCGGCTCCTCGTCGGCGGATCGGTCCTCGGGTGGCGAGTCGTTCGCTGTCATGGGTGTTGGGCCGCGAGCGCCGAACCCCTTCGTTTCATGTGGAATACGGGGCGCGAATCGACGAATCGACGTCAGGAGGGCTCGAAAGTCCCGTTCCCGCGGAATACGGCTCCGAATCGACCGTCAGACGATGCAGACGAACCCAAGGTATGGGAGGGTCTTAAAACTGTCTTTCCGCCCACCGGACGGCTGACTCGGAACGACAAGTATAGTAATTACGATATATCGATATCCGTGGAACCCCCCACCCCTTCGTTTCGGGTGGAACCGTCCGAAGGAGGGACCCCCCTATCGAGGGATACTAGTAAGGAAACAGCTAAGTGAGTAGCGTCAAAACAGCATCCGTACTGCAGTAGCATAGATTATTTTAGAAGGGTTATATCTTGTCTAGATACACTTCGCTAGTGGAATATATCCGAACGGCGGTCGTCCCACGATCACCCCCACCCTCCCGGCCCTCTCCAGTCGAAACGAAGGGGTGGGGGTGTCGTGTCGTGTTCTGTCATGGGTCGAGGTATGGCCTCCCTTGTCACGTTCTCGCACGACAGGAACCCGGCGAGTCCATCGGGGACTCCCGCCGGGCGTCACGGAAGTATAATCATTGTTATGGGTGTCTGACGCAGGCTTAAGTACCGTTGCCTATTCGTCTACGCGCATGGACGCGCCGTCTGGCGCGGGAGGACAGGATGGGACTGTTCACAGATATCAAAGATAGTATCTCACGCGCGGCAGACCGGCTTTTCGCTACCGACTCGCAGAAACGGATCGGTATCTACGGGCCACCGAACGCGGGCAAGACGACGCTCGCGAACCGCATCGCACGGGACTGGACGGGCGACGCCGTCGGCCCGGAGAGCCACGTCCCCCACGAGACCCGGCGCGCCCGCCGGAAGGAGAACGTCGAGATCGAGCGAAACGGCCAGTCGGTCTCGATCGACATCGTCGACACCCCTGGGGTGACCACGAAGGTCGACTACAACGAGTTCCTCGACTACGACATGGAGGAAGAGGACGCCGTCCGGCGCTCCCGGGAGGCCACCGAGGGCGTCGCCGAGGCGATGCACTGGCTGCGCGAGGACGTCGACGGCGTCATCTACGTGCTCGACTCGACGGAGGACCCCTTCACGCAGGTCAACACCATGCTAGTGGGGATCATCGAGAGTCAGAACCTGCCCGTGTTGATCTTCGCGAACAAGATCGACCTCGAGGGATCGAACGTCCAGCGCATCGAGAACGCCTTCCCACAGCACGAAACGGTCGAGCTCTCGGCGCTCGAAGGGGAGAACATGGACGAAGTGTACGACAAGATCGCGGAGTACTTCGGGTGATCGAATGGCAGAGATAACCGACCCGGACGACGACGGGGTGCAGATCGACCTCATCAGCGGCGAGCGTATGGACGAACTCGCGAGCATGGAGAAGATACGGATGATCCTCGACGGCGTTCACGAGGGGAACATCGTCATCCTCGAGGAGGGGCTCACCCCCGAGGAGGAGTCGAAACTGATCGAGGTGACGATGAGCGAGATCAACCCCGACGGGTTCAACGGCATCGAGATCGAGACCTACCCCAAGTCGCAAACCAAGGACAGCGGCTTCCTGGGCCGACTGATGGGCAAGCAGGAGACCAAGAAGCTCACCGTCATCGGGCCCGCGAACCAGATCGAGACGCTTCACAAGGACGAGTCGCTCATCAGCGCGCTCGTCTCGCGCCAGTAATGCCCCACCAGTGTACCGAGTGCGGCCACTCCTTCGAGGACGGCTCCAAGGAGATGCTCTCGGGCTGTCCCGAGTGCGGGGGCAACAAGTTCCAGTTCATGCCGGAGGGGGCCGTTGGAGACGACGATACGGAACCGACGACCGAATCCGAGCCCGATCCGGAGCCCGAACCCGACCCGTCCCCGGCCCCCGACTCCCGTTCGAAGTCGAAGTCGTGGGTCCGCGAGGACAGCGCGCAGGCCGACGCCCGCTCGTCGGTCGTCGACAGCGACGACCTGCCCGAGCGCGAGCGGTCCGACGACTCCGGCGATCCCGAGGAGCCCGAAGAGCCCGACCTCGCCCGGCTGCGCGAGGAGCTCAACGACCAGTTCGAGAGCATCCGGATCGTCGACCACGGTCAGTACGAGCTCAACCTGATGGAGCTCTACAAGCGCGAGGAGTTCATCATCGCGCTCCAGGAGAACGGCCGCTACGTCATCGAGGTCCCCGAGTCGTTCCGGCGCGGCTCGGAGGACTGACCTACCACGACCCATAACCCCTTCGTTTCGCCTGCAACACGTCTAGTCCTGCGTATGTTCCCGGAAATCGCCGGATCCCTCCACCGGAAGGAGGGGTAGGCCCCTCCGGGCGGGCGACGGACGCCGAGCGCGGGATGAGTACACTTTATGCGTTCGGATGACAACCCGGCTCGTATGAGCCAAGCTACGAAGATCGTCGTGGGGACGGTCGCGATCTCGGCGGCGGTGTCGCTTACGCTGGTCGCGTACTACGCGTTCCTCATCTGATGTTCCAGGAGCGCGAACTCACGCCCGAACTCGCCGGCGTCCGCGAGGACCACGCCCCCGGGGCGCTGGTGCTCGACTGCGAGGGCGATTTCGAGACGCTTCCACCGGAGGCGCTCGACGACCTCGCGCTGCTGACCGAGGGGATCTCGCCGGCGAACCATCCCGATGAGTGGCTACCCGCGGACGCCCCCGAGGTCCTGCGGCGATATGCGGGTCCGGACCTCGTCGTCGGCCTGCCGGGCGACGGCAGCGTCGCGTGGACCACCCAGACGACGCCGCCGATCTGCTTCGTCAAGGCGCGCGTCGAGGGCGTTCCCGACTCGTTCGTCGAGTTCCTGATCGCGGAGGCGCTCGTCGAGGTCGGCCTCGATCTCCCCGAGGGCTTCCTGGACTTCTTCGGCGAGTCGTATCCCGACCTCGCGCGGGCGACGTCGCTCGGTCCCAACGCGACCTACCAGGTCGCCGCCGCGCTCTATACGGGCTGGCGCGGCCTGCACACCCGCGAGGTCTTCGCCGGATGGGGGGACGAGCGCCCCGAACTACACGCGGCGTGGGTCGACGCGGGCGAGCGCCTCGAGGGCCGGGTCGGGGAGCTGCCGAAGCTGGTCGCGACGGGCGAGCTCGACTTCGCGGAGGCGACGGAGCTCGCCTGCAGCGCGATCAAACACGGGTTGGAGCTGCCCGCGGGCTTCGCCGCGCTCGACACGGGGGCCTATCGCGAACACGGCGCGCCCTTCGCGGTCCGGTGGGCGGAGAAGACGTTCGGGGAGCTCGAGGAGTAGCGAACAACGGGTAATGAACGGCCGGCCCGACCGACTCAGAACTCGCAGCTCACGCTGCCGTCGGCGTCGAGGTCGATCGTGCCGTCGAACAGCTCGACGTACTTCTCGGTGACCTCGGCGTCGTGGACCTCCTGGGAGAGGTGGAAGAGGCCGACGGCGTCGTACTCATCGAGCAATGCGAGGATCTCGATCATCGCGTCGTAGACCGCGTCCTCGTCGGCGTAGTAGGCGAGCTCGGTGACCGAGTCGACGGTCAGGCGGAGCTTG from Halalkalicoccus tibetensis encodes the following:
- a CDS encoding orc1/cdc6 family replication initiation protein; translation: MTANDSPPEDRSADEEPDRSFAVDVEEVLEDADEEESPSQGLFDDLLSGDPIFENKEVLRPSYTPHELPHRSDQINKMATILVAALRGETPSNILIYGKTGTGKTASAKFVSQELEQTSKKYDVPCEVEYINCEVTDTQYRVLAQLANKFIEQNRAHAERRLEDLADLREAIEEGATAPEATPFGSATEIDSRVDELEEELEGMEPVPMTGWPTDRVYKEFFDAVDYRERVVVIMLDEIDKLVEKSGDDTLYNLSRMNSELDNSRVSIMGISNDLKFTDFLDPRVKSSLGEEEIVFPPYDANQLRDILQHRSDIAFEERALTDDVIPLCAAFAAQEHGDARRALDLLRTAGELAERGQAERVDESHVRKAQDKIELDRVVEVVRTLPTQSKLVLFSIILLEKNGVHNINTGEVYNIYKRLCEEIDADVLTQRRVTDLISELDMLGIVNAIVVSKGRYGRTKEISLSVPTEETEAVLLADSRLSQIEEIQPFVQARFDN
- a CDS encoding Zn-ribbon domain-containing protein; translation: MPHQCTECGHSFEDGSKEMLSGCPECGGNKFQFMPEGAVGDDDTEPTTESEPDPEPEPDPSPAPDSRSKSKSWVREDSAQADARSSVVDSDDLPERERSDDSGDPEEPEEPDLARLREELNDQFESIRIVDHGQYELNLMELYKREEFIIALQENGRYVIEVPESFRRGSED
- a CDS encoding adenosine deaminase, with product MSQATKIVVGTVAISAAVSLTLVAYYAFLI
- a CDS encoding DUF2073 domain-containing protein, which produces MAEITDPDDDGVQIDLISGERMDELASMEKIRMILDGVHEGNIVILEEGLTPEEESKLIEVTMSEINPDGFNGIEIETYPKSQTKDSGFLGRLMGKQETKKLTVIGPANQIETLHKDESLISALVSRQ
- a CDS encoding GTP-binding protein produces the protein MGLFTDIKDSISRAADRLFATDSQKRIGIYGPPNAGKTTLANRIARDWTGDAVGPESHVPHETRRARRKENVEIERNGQSVSIDIVDTPGVTTKVDYNEFLDYDMEEEDAVRRSREATEGVAEAMHWLREDVDGVIYVLDSTEDPFTQVNTMLVGIIESQNLPVLIFANKIDLEGSNVQRIENAFPQHETVELSALEGENMDEVYDKIAEYFG